GGAATGCTTCGGGAGCGATGCGCGGGGCGCTCGCGCGAACGAGCGCTTTTTCACGAACTCCCGCGAAGACGGCGGTGACGGCCAGCGCGCCGGGAATTGCCGAGAGCCAGAAGAGCGTGCGAAGGTCGCGGGTCCAGAAGCTCAGCACCGCCCATGCCATGAGCGGACCGATCACCGCGCCCGCGTGATCCATTGCGCGATGGAAGCCAAAGGCGCGGCCCTGGGCGCGCTCCTCCACCGAACCTGCCAGGAGGGCATCGCGCGGGCTGCTGCGCAGTCCCTTCCCGATCCGGTCGGCTGTGCGCGCGGCGATCACATGCCAGGGCACCTGCGCCAGTGCCGTGAGGGGCCGCGCCGCCGAGGCCAGGCCGTAGCCCCAGGCGATGAAGGGAAAGCGCCGCCCGCTGCGATCGGACCACCGACCGGAAAAGTATTTGAAGATACTGGAGACCGCGTCGGCGACGCCTTCGAGCACGCCCACCGCCATCGCGCTCGCGCCCAGCACCCCGGTCAGAAACAGCGGCAGAAACGGAACGATCATTTCCGTTGCGCTGTCGGTCAGCAGGCTTACGATCCCCAGTGCGAGGACGTTGCGGGTCAGCCAGGGCTTCTTCTCATTGGCTTGGGTCACGATGGATTGATTGTCGATCATTGCGGCTTGCCGGGCTAGTGCGCCATCGCCGTGACCGGCTCGGCCTCTGGCGTTTTCTTGCGGAATGCAAAGAGCAGGAAGAGCGGCGCGCAGACCAGGAAGAACAGGCCGACTACGCGGAAGGCATCCAGATAAGAGAGCAGCACGCTCTGGCGGGTGATGATTCCCTCCATCACGGCGTGGGACTGCTGCTGGAGCTGCGCCATGGTGCCGCCGCCGCGGGCGGAAAGGCCCTGCTGGATGGTGTGCAGGCGCTCCTGC
This window of the Chrysiogenia bacterium genome carries:
- a CDS encoding MFS transporter, producing the protein MIDNQSIVTQANEKKPWLTRNVLALGIVSLLTDSATEMIVPFLPLFLTGVLGASAMAVGVLEGVADAVSSIFKYFSGRWSDRSGRRFPFIAWGYGLASAARPLTALAQVPWHVIAARTADRIGKGLRSSPRDALLAGSVEERAQGRAFGFHRAMDHAGAVIGPLMAWAVLSFWTRDLRTLFWLSAIPGALAVTAVFAGVREKALVRASAPRIAPEAFLTRPGRDLVRLLIPLGLFTLGNASDLFLLLKAGATRTPMESLPLLWMALHVVKSAVSIPGGRLVDSCGARRTLALGWCFYVLIYVAFAFARTHTEVSILFVAYGIFHGLTESAQTTLVARSVNAEERGTAFGWYYLTVGLLALPASILFGVLWESVSSKAAFLTGAALAGAALVALLGLRSQPRAA